A section of the Bacteroidetes Order II. bacterium genome encodes:
- a CDS encoding MoxR family ATPase encodes MSFFDLQAANAQVAQESHFVDTLLESVHRVVVGQQYMIERLLIGLLADGHVLLEGVPGLAKTLTVSTLAKAIGTKFQRIQFTPDLLPADLIGTLVYNQKAGDFFIKQGPIFANIVLADEINRTPAKVQSALLEAMQERQVTIGETTFQLEQPFLVLATQNPIEQEGTYPLPEAQVDRFMMKIKVGYPTRTEELEIMRRMARTGEKEHIQPVVHAEQIMRARQVINGLYIDEKVEQYIVDLVMATREPLRYRLRDIEQYIDFGASPRATINLNLAARAHAFLRHRAYVTPEDVRAIAMDVLRHRVITGYEAEAEEVTPEMVIQKILDTIEVP; translated from the coding sequence ATGAGTTTTTTTGATTTGCAGGCTGCGAACGCACAAGTGGCCCAAGAAAGCCACTTTGTGGATACCTTATTAGAAAGCGTTCACCGCGTGGTGGTGGGGCAACAATATATGATAGAACGTCTCTTGATCGGGCTGTTGGCTGATGGCCATGTTCTGCTCGAAGGCGTTCCCGGACTTGCGAAAACCCTCACCGTGAGTACCCTTGCAAAAGCCATTGGTACGAAATTTCAGCGGATACAGTTTACGCCAGATTTATTGCCTGCCGACTTGATCGGGACGTTGGTGTATAACCAAAAAGCAGGTGATTTCTTTATCAAACAAGGTCCCATTTTTGCCAATATCGTTCTGGCCGATGAAATCAACCGGACACCCGCCAAAGTGCAATCCGCCCTCTTAGAGGCCATGCAAGAGCGTCAGGTAACCATTGGAGAAACCACTTTTCAATTAGAACAGCCTTTTTTGGTACTGGCCACCCAAAATCCGATTGAACAAGAAGGTACCTATCCGCTTCCTGAAGCACAAGTGGATAGGTTTATGATGAAGATAAAGGTGGGGTATCCTACGCGCACCGAGGAATTGGAAATCATGCGCCGAATGGCCCGAACGGGTGAAAAGGAGCATATCCAACCCGTTGTACATGCCGAACAAATTATGCGTGCCCGTCAGGTGATTAATGGCTTGTATATAGATGAAAAGGTGGAGCAATATATTGTGGATTTGGTGATGGCTACCCGTGAGCCACTGAGGTATCGTCTGCGTGATATAGAGCAATACATAGATTTTGGAGCCTCTCCACGTGCCACCATCAACCTCAACCTTGCTGCGCGTGCCCATGCCTTCCTACGTCACCGGGCTTATGTAACCCCTGAAGACGTGCGTGCCATTGCAATGGACGTATTGCGCCATCGGGTTATAACAGGTTATGAGGCCGAAGCCGAGGAAGTGACGCCGGAAATGGTCATCCAAAAAATATTAGACACCATCGAAGTCCCCTAA
- a CDS encoding HPr kinase/phosphorylase, with the protein MPMIRSSRILCKSSITVAFLVKQLQELRGGGLELITVSGAGAAENQISQPISNRPGLVLTGFTAKFSDQRVQILGNTECYYLESLSPEARKKAFQTLISFPIPCLFLTDNNRMPDDLVWEAAQKNIPIFRTPKPTAEFVSVLHDFLADQFAEQQTVHGSLMDVYGIGLLLTGKSGIGKSEVALDLIERGHRLVADDVVVLTHREGNVLIGSGTDLVQHFMEIRGLGLIDVRAMFGVRAIRFHKRVEVVVDLQAWDPEKEYTRLGMVDEHKAFLGVSLPLVKLPIIPGKNMTVLCEVIAMNHLLRYYGYDPAVVFQERLQERIRQKGPDATRGIEYFGHDFE; encoded by the coding sequence ATGCCCATGATCCGTTCTTCCCGCATCCTGTGCAAATCTTCCATTACAGTCGCTTTTCTTGTCAAGCAACTTCAGGAATTGCGTGGTGGAGGCCTGGAACTCATTACCGTTTCGGGTGCAGGTGCGGCGGAGAATCAAATTTCTCAGCCCATCTCCAACCGCCCTGGTTTGGTATTGACTGGGTTTACGGCGAAGTTCTCCGATCAACGGGTGCAGATTTTGGGTAATACAGAATGTTATTACTTGGAAAGTTTATCACCAGAGGCGCGTAAAAAAGCTTTCCAGACACTCATTTCATTCCCTATACCATGTCTTTTTCTGACAGACAACAACCGTATGCCCGATGATCTGGTGTGGGAGGCGGCTCAGAAAAATATTCCCATCTTCCGGACACCTAAGCCAACAGCAGAATTTGTATCAGTCCTACACGACTTTCTGGCAGATCAATTTGCGGAGCAGCAAACCGTGCATGGTTCCTTAATGGATGTATATGGCATTGGGCTGTTGCTCACTGGCAAAAGTGGTATTGGTAAAAGCGAGGTGGCGCTGGATCTGATTGAGCGGGGGCATCGCTTGGTCGCAGACGACGTGGTGGTGTTGACGCACCGCGAAGGAAATGTACTTATCGGTTCGGGAACCGATTTGGTGCAGCATTTTATGGAAATCCGTGGCTTGGGCTTGATTGATGTACGGGCGATGTTTGGGGTACGGGCTATCCGGTTTCATAAACGGGTGGAAGTGGTAGTGGACTTGCAAGCGTGGGACCCGGAGAAAGAGTACACCCGCCTCGGAATGGTAGATGAACATAAGGCGTTTTTAGGCGTCTCGTTGCCGCTCGTTAAACTGCCCATCATTCCAGGAAAAAACATGACTGTACTGTGTGAGGTCATTGCCATGAACCACCTCTTGCGGTACTATGGCTACGATCCTGCAGTTGTATTTCAGGAGCGCTTGCAAGAACGGATCCGCCAGAAAGGCCCAGATGCTACACGGGGTATTGAGTATTTTGGACATGATTTTGAATAA